A single Actinomadura algeriensis DNA region contains:
- a CDS encoding GntR family transcriptional regulator, giving the protein MGVDLEGAEPLYRQVAAEVERRIAEGVYLAGKRIPSTAELSEEFGVSRRTVTDALVLLKQSGVVRGVQGRGTFAREADT; this is encoded by the coding sequence ATGGGCGTTGATCTCGAGGGAGCGGAGCCGCTCTACCGGCAGGTTGCGGCCGAGGTGGAGAGGCGCATCGCGGAGGGCGTCTACCTCGCGGGGAAGCGCATCCCCTCGACGGCGGAGCTCTCGGAAGAATTCGGGGTGTCGCGCCGGACCGTCACGGACGCGCTCGTGCTGCTCAAGCAAAGCGGAGTGGTGCGGGGCGTCCAGGGGCGTGGCACCTTCGCCCGGGAGGCCGACACCTGA
- a CDS encoding ATP-binding protein: protein MLVGLQASGKTTFYRARLAATHVHVSKDHFPKARRKQARQMRLVAEALEAGRDVAVDNTNPSPDEWAPLIEVARRFGARAVAYWFPPDVALSMRRNALRPPEMRVPDVGVYATLKRLRRPGPGDGFDEVWTVRPDGRGGFAVASMEGGADAERRP, encoded by the coding sequence GTGTTGGTGGGGTTGCAGGCGTCCGGCAAGACGACGTTCTACCGGGCGCGGCTCGCCGCGACGCACGTCCATGTGAGCAAGGACCACTTCCCCAAGGCGCGCCGGAAGCAGGCGCGGCAGATGCGGCTCGTCGCGGAGGCGCTGGAGGCCGGACGGGACGTGGCCGTCGACAACACCAACCCGTCGCCGGACGAGTGGGCGCCGCTCATCGAGGTCGCCCGCCGGTTCGGGGCGCGGGCCGTCGCGTACTGGTTCCCGCCGGACGTCGCGCTGTCGATGCGGCGCAACGCGCTGCGCCCGCCGGAAATGCGGGTGCCGGACGTCGGCGTGTATGCGACGCTCAAGCGGCTGCGCCGTCCGGGACCCGGAGACGGGTTCGACGAGGTGTGGACGGTGCGGCCGGACGGGCGCGGCGGGTTCGCCGTCGCGTCCATGGAAGGCGGGGCCGATGCGGAACGACGACCTTGA
- a CDS encoding tRNA(His) guanylyltransferase Thg1 family protein, which yields MRNDDLETRMRARERFHSLTLHPGAWAIVRVDGRAFSKYTETRFDKPFDPRFSALMAGAAEALLTELGARYAYTESDEISVVFDPSYEMFGREVEKLVSLSAGIATAAFTHAAGEPAVFDSRVWTGTGLDDVVDYLSWRQADAARCALNGWVYWTLRNEGRGPKQATREMYRTSVSEKNELLFARGINYNDVPAWQRRGVGLWWETFEKAGHDPVADVPVTATRRRVHVERELPMRDAYRTFIRDLLMR from the coding sequence ATGCGGAACGACGACCTTGAGACGCGGATGCGCGCACGGGAGCGGTTCCACTCGCTGACCCTGCATCCGGGGGCGTGGGCGATCGTCCGGGTCGACGGCCGGGCCTTCTCCAAGTACACCGAGACGCGGTTCGACAAGCCATTCGACCCGCGGTTCTCCGCGCTGATGGCGGGCGCGGCGGAGGCGCTGCTGACCGAGCTGGGCGCCCGGTACGCCTACACCGAGAGCGACGAGATCTCCGTCGTGTTCGACCCGTCGTACGAAATGTTCGGGCGCGAGGTCGAGAAGCTGGTGTCGCTGTCGGCGGGCATCGCCACGGCCGCGTTCACGCACGCCGCCGGGGAGCCCGCCGTGTTCGACTCCCGCGTGTGGACGGGCACGGGCCTGGACGACGTCGTCGACTACCTCTCGTGGCGGCAGGCCGACGCGGCGCGGTGCGCGCTCAACGGGTGGGTCTACTGGACGCTCCGGAACGAGGGGCGCGGGCCGAAACAGGCCACGCGGGAGATGTACCGGACGTCCGTGTCCGAGAAGAACGAGCTGCTGTTCGCCCGCGGGATCAACTACAACGACGTTCCCGCCTGGCAGCGGCGCGGTGTCGGCCTGTGGTGGGAGACGTTCGAGAAGGCCGGGCACGACCCGGTCGCGGACGTCCCGGTGACCGCGACGCGGCGGCGGGTGCACGTCGAGCGCGAACTGCCGATGCGGGACGCGTACCGGACCTTTATCCGCGACCTGCTCATGCGGTAA
- a CDS encoding TetR/AcrR family transcriptional regulator, which produces MERRTRGPGVRHEERRNEIADAVLTIVAERGLAAVSLTEVAARADVSPGRVQHYFPAKQRLIEAAFDRGNALSTARIRARVGRDLAGAPPRDVLTAVLTELIAHDAETRAHMRVRQSFTALALADEAIAARMRDEYARFHGEIADVLRRGGAADPETTAVDLIAHAEGLAYYVLIGITDPGTARTSIERAIAAVYG; this is translated from the coding sequence ATGGAGCGGCGCACGCGCGGGCCGGGGGTCCGGCACGAGGAACGGCGGAACGAGATCGCCGACGCGGTCCTGACGATCGTCGCCGAACGCGGCCTGGCGGCGGTGTCGCTGACCGAGGTCGCGGCGCGCGCGGACGTCTCTCCCGGACGCGTCCAGCACTACTTCCCCGCCAAGCAGCGGCTCATCGAGGCCGCCTTCGACCGGGGCAACGCGCTGAGCACCGCGCGGATCCGCGCGCGGGTCGGCCGCGACCTCGCGGGCGCCCCGCCCCGCGACGTCCTCACGGCCGTCCTCACCGAACTGATCGCCCACGACGCCGAGACGCGCGCGCACATGCGCGTCCGGCAGTCGTTCACCGCGCTCGCCCTCGCCGACGAGGCCATCGCCGCCCGCATGCGCGACGAGTACGCCCGCTTCCACGGCGAGATCGCCGACGTGCTGCGCCGCGGCGGCGCCGCCGACCCCGAGACCACCGCCGTCGACCTCATCGCGCACGCCGAGGGCCTCGCCTACTACGTCCTGATCGGCATCACCGACCCCGGCACCGCCCGCACGAGCATCGAACGCGCGATCGCCGCCGTCTACGGCTAA
- a CDS encoding MFS transporter: MGRVVLVLACAAQFMVVLDVSVVNVALPAVQDDLGFAAADLPWVAGAYTLAFAGFLLLGGRLADIVGARRTFLAGLLLFCLPSLVGGLATAPGALIAARAAQGIGAAVLAPATLTIITTTIPEGTRRTRALAVWTAVGLVGGAAGNLVGGVLTEALSWRWILLVNVPVGLAAAVLARRVPDGRRDRARRRLDVPGAVAATAGLALLAFGIMRAGSRGWTDAGTAGALGGALVLLAALAVVEARAAADPLVPPRLLRSRAIGLGNVLMLLAGGCFQVPMWYFLTLYMQDVLGFSALETGLGFLPHTLLTMLVGLQVTPRLMRRVDDRALVAAGAAVAAAGFLWQGAVAGDGGGTYVRDVLGPAVLVSAGGGLLNTPLTTTVTAGVAAADAGAASGLLNTAKQVGGAVGLAALAAATGTYGAAFLAMAVMLGAVAAASLALPARRDAPPDVPRRTGQPSGGSRRY, translated from the coding sequence ATGGGACGGGTCGTCCTCGTGCTCGCGTGCGCCGCGCAGTTCATGGTCGTCCTGGACGTCTCGGTGGTGAACGTCGCGCTGCCCGCCGTCCAGGACGACCTGGGCTTCGCCGCCGCCGACCTGCCGTGGGTCGCGGGCGCCTACACGCTCGCGTTCGCCGGGTTCCTGCTGCTCGGCGGGCGGCTCGCCGACATCGTCGGGGCGCGGCGGACGTTCCTGGCGGGCCTGCTGCTGTTCTGCCTGCCCAGCCTCGTCGGCGGCCTCGCCACGGCGCCCGGCGCGCTGATCGCCGCGCGCGCCGCGCAGGGGATCGGCGCGGCCGTCCTCGCCCCCGCCACCCTGACGATCATCACCACGACGATCCCCGAGGGGACGCGGCGGACCCGCGCCCTCGCCGTCTGGACGGCCGTCGGGCTGGTCGGCGGCGCGGCGGGCAACCTCGTCGGCGGGGTGCTCACCGAGGCGCTGTCGTGGCGGTGGATCCTGCTGGTGAACGTGCCGGTCGGCCTCGCGGCCGCCGTCCTGGCCCGGCGCGTCCCGGACGGGCGCCGCGACCGCGCCCGCCGCCGCCTCGACGTCCCCGGCGCGGTCGCCGCGACCGCCGGGCTCGCGCTGCTCGCCTTCGGCATCATGCGGGCCGGGTCCCGGGGGTGGACGGACGCCGGCACGGCCGGGGCGCTCGGCGGCGCGCTCGTCCTGCTCGCCGCGCTCGCCGTCGTCGAGGCGCGCGCCGCCGCCGACCCGCTCGTCCCGCCGCGCCTGCTCCGGTCCCGCGCGATCGGCCTCGGCAACGTCCTGATGCTGCTCGCGGGCGGCTGCTTCCAGGTGCCGATGTGGTACTTCCTCACCCTCTACATGCAGGACGTCCTCGGCTTCTCGGCGCTCGAGACCGGGCTCGGGTTCCTCCCGCACACCCTCCTCACCATGCTCGTCGGCCTCCAGGTGACGCCGCGGCTGATGCGGCGCGTGGACGATCGCGCGCTCGTCGCCGCCGGCGCGGCCGTCGCGGCGGCGGGGTTCCTCTGGCAGGGCGCCGTCGCCGGGGACGGCGGCGGGACGTACGTGCGCGACGTCCTCGGCCCGGCCGTCCTGGTGTCGGCCGGCGGCGGCCTGCTGAACACGCCGCTGACCACCACGGTCACCGCGGGCGTCGCCGCCGCCGACGCGGGCGCGGCGTCCGGCCTGCTGAACACCGCGAAGCAGGTCGGCGGGGCGGTCGGTCTCGCCGCGCTCGCCGCCGCGACCGGCACCTACGGTGCCGCGTTCCTGGCGATGGCCGTCATGCTGGGCGCCGTGGCCGCCGCGTCGCTCGCACTGCCCGCGCGCCGCGACGCGCCACCGGACGTCCCGCGCCGGACCGGGCAACCATCCGGGGGGTCTCGGCGGTACTAG
- a CDS encoding SigE family RNA polymerase sigma factor, giving the protein MTERSPRLLRTAYLMCRDWGQAEDLLQTALVKAWRAWRRVGADPDPYVYRILVNTHASWARRRWRGERPTEAPPDGPDPADAYGAADDKAVLWAALDRLPRGQRAVIVLRYFEDLPEARVAEILGCSVGTVKSQSSKALAKLRIDPEIITAQPRGGHAAAAPRGGIAAAPLGGIAAAPRGGTDR; this is encoded by the coding sequence GTGACTGAGCGGTCGCCGCGGCTGCTGCGGACCGCCTACCTGATGTGCCGCGACTGGGGCCAGGCGGAGGATCTGCTGCAGACGGCACTGGTCAAGGCGTGGCGGGCGTGGCGGCGCGTCGGCGCCGACCCCGACCCGTACGTGTATCGGATCCTCGTGAACACGCACGCGTCGTGGGCGCGGCGCCGCTGGCGCGGGGAGCGGCCGACGGAGGCGCCGCCGGACGGGCCGGACCCGGCGGACGCGTACGGCGCGGCCGACGACAAGGCCGTGCTGTGGGCGGCGCTCGACCGGCTGCCGCGCGGGCAGCGCGCCGTGATCGTCCTGCGGTACTTCGAGGATCTGCCGGAGGCGCGGGTGGCGGAGATCCTCGGATGTTCGGTGGGGACCGTCAAGAGCCAGAGCAGCAAGGCGCTCGCCAAGCTCCGCATCGACCCGGAGATCATTACTGCGCAGCCGCGCGGTGGGCACGCGGCGGCGGCGCCGCGTGGAGGGATCGCGGCGGCGCCGCTTGGAGGGATCGCGGCGGCGCCGCGGGGAGGGACCGACCGATGA
- a CDS encoding condensation domain-containing protein, with protein sequence MRTVDGTEPGTESAAGPVTRELAAIWGELLDLEPDAVPPDVSFVRLGGDSVLTVRLSALVRSRLAVELALSDVTVEITLDGLADLVRRRTGGTARALPVDIEHRPDPGAPFPLMPLQQGYFIGQQGAWELSYDSAHFYADVALTGMDGDEAAEALEDALGRLARHQPMLRARVLPDGTQRVLHPDEPGAVPVPRLYDLRDADGATVRATLASVRDEMSTAGPDPQHGPGVDVRLSLLPGGLGRLHTAMSLLTLDGWSATLLNRELLALAADWNAVPAPLEVDFGDYVTAQDRLRDTAAWAADRDWWWARLDGVPSAPALPLRADPRDVRPTLMGTRSAHLSAPRWAALRDHCTARDVTPSAAMLAAFAVVLARWGGHRRMLLNSLQLNRLPLHPDVHRVFGAFAATMLLPVEPVPGRPFAELARDAQRTLTDAAAHNLISGVEVSRELARRRGTTRPVGPVVFQSTLGMDAAVGEGQVESAGPLGDLDFADYYHQLRTPQVALEARFYELHGEMAAVFSLVDELFDPAEVDAAFAGLRALIEALADGPAWDEPVDLPSARDPGPAPGLTLDRLPEGAAEAAGGPPRDDLEQRICALWEDVLGVPVLDRATTFFALGGDSLLAVRALARLAGDGPVPTVREFLDAPTVAGLAASVRARTDAA encoded by the coding sequence ATGCGGACGGTCGACGGCACGGAGCCGGGCACCGAGTCGGCGGCGGGGCCGGTCACGCGGGAACTGGCGGCGATCTGGGGAGAGCTCCTCGACCTCGAACCGGACGCCGTCCCGCCCGACGTGAGCTTCGTGCGGCTCGGCGGCGACTCCGTGCTGACCGTCCGGCTGTCGGCGCTGGTCCGCAGCCGGCTGGCCGTCGAGCTGGCGCTGTCGGACGTCACCGTGGAGATCACCCTCGACGGGCTCGCCGACCTCGTGCGGCGCCGCACCGGCGGGACGGCGCGGGCGCTGCCCGTCGACATCGAGCACCGCCCCGACCCGGGCGCCCCGTTCCCGCTGATGCCGCTCCAGCAGGGCTACTTCATCGGCCAGCAGGGCGCCTGGGAGCTGTCGTACGACTCGGCGCACTTCTACGCCGACGTGGCCCTCACCGGAATGGACGGCGACGAGGCCGCCGAGGCGCTCGAGGACGCCCTCGGCCGGCTCGCCCGGCACCAGCCGATGCTGCGGGCGCGCGTCCTGCCGGACGGCACCCAGCGCGTCCTGCATCCGGACGAGCCCGGCGCCGTCCCCGTCCCGCGCCTCTACGACCTGCGGGACGCGGACGGCGCGACGGTGCGGGCCACGCTGGCGTCCGTCCGCGACGAGATGAGCACCGCCGGGCCCGACCCGCAGCACGGCCCCGGCGTGGACGTCCGGCTCAGCCTCCTGCCCGGCGGCCTCGGGCGGCTGCACACCGCGATGAGCCTGCTGACGCTCGACGGCTGGTCGGCGACCCTGCTGAACCGCGAGCTGCTCGCCCTCGCCGCCGACTGGAACGCGGTCCCCGCGCCGCTGGAGGTCGACTTCGGCGACTACGTCACCGCGCAGGACCGGCTGCGCGACACCGCCGCGTGGGCCGCCGACCGCGACTGGTGGTGGGCGCGCCTCGACGGCGTCCCGTCCGCCCCCGCGCTCCCGCTGCGCGCCGACCCCCGCGACGTCCGCCCGACCCTGATGGGCACCCGGTCGGCGCACCTGTCCGCGCCCCGCTGGGCGGCGCTGCGCGACCACTGCACCGCCCGCGACGTCACCCCGTCCGCCGCGATGCTCGCCGCGTTCGCCGTCGTCCTCGCCCGCTGGGGCGGGCACCGCCGGATGCTGCTGAACTCCCTGCAGCTCAACCGGCTGCCGCTGCACCCGGACGTCCACCGGGTGTTCGGCGCGTTCGCCGCCACGATGCTGCTGCCCGTCGAACCGGTGCCCGGCCGCCCGTTCGCCGAACTCGCCCGCGACGCGCAGCGCACCCTCACCGACGCCGCCGCGCACAACCTGATCTCGGGCGTGGAGGTGTCGCGGGAGCTGGCGCGGCGGCGCGGCACGACCCGTCCCGTCGGGCCCGTCGTGTTCCAGAGCACCCTCGGCATGGACGCGGCCGTCGGCGAGGGGCAGGTCGAGTCGGCGGGGCCGCTCGGCGACCTCGACTTCGCCGACTACTACCACCAGCTCCGCACCCCGCAGGTCGCGCTGGAGGCCCGCTTCTACGAGCTGCACGGCGAGATGGCCGCCGTGTTCTCCCTGGTGGACGAGCTGTTCGACCCGGCCGAGGTGGACGCGGCGTTCGCGGGGCTCCGCGCGCTCATCGAGGCGCTCGCCGACGGCCCCGCCTGGGACGAGCCCGTCGACCTGCCGTCCGCCCGCGACCCCGGCCCCGCACCGGGCCTCACCCTGGACCGGCTGCCGGAGGGCGCGGCGGAGGCGGCGGGCGGCCCGCCGCGCGACGACCTCGAACAGCGGATCTGCGCGCTGTGGGAGGACGTCCTCGGCGTGCCCGTCCTGGACCGCGCGACCACGTTCTTCGCGCTCGGCGGCGACTCCCTCCTCGCCGTCCGGGCCCTCGCCCGGCTCGCCGGGGACGGCCCGGTGCCGACCGTCCGCGAGTTCCTCGACGCGCCGACCGTCGCGGGCCTCGCCGCGTCCGTCCGCGCCCGGACGGACGCCGCGTGA
- a CDS encoding saccharopine dehydrogenase NADP-binding domain-containing protein, translated as MTVVGILGGAGAVGRAAARRLADLGELRVGGRSLDRASSVPGGVPVRVDLHDPASLAAFCAGCDAVLNCAGPSYRVLDAVARAAVAAGAHYVDAAGDLPAMSALGAVRDRAAVFSAGLTPGLSGLLPRLLVDRPARRLDVHVGGAAALGEMGALDMLASRGPEFGTPLAAWRDGRAVPGARPLHDVALPGFPGRVHAYPFVSTEAARLAERCDVDELRAHTVYVSENVPRALTAAWAAEGPLDDHVPALVAAAEADLAKTGPYSTLLFQAVPRGGSAPRRLTLRTSDPNALSGAVAALAVRDILAGRVAPGARLAAECLNPATVLDRLRTDPVVTEAELR; from the coding sequence GTGACGGTCGTCGGGATCCTCGGCGGCGCCGGGGCGGTCGGCCGGGCCGCCGCGCGGCGGCTCGCGGACCTCGGTGAACTCCGCGTCGGCGGCCGCTCCCTCGACCGGGCCTCGTCCGTGCCCGGCGGCGTGCCCGTCCGGGTCGACCTGCACGACCCGGCGAGCCTCGCGGCGTTCTGCGCGGGCTGCGACGCGGTGCTGAACTGCGCGGGGCCGTCCTACCGGGTGCTGGACGCCGTCGCCCGCGCGGCCGTCGCCGCCGGGGCCCACTACGTGGACGCGGCGGGCGATCTGCCCGCGATGTCCGCACTCGGGGCCGTCCGGGACCGGGCGGCGGTGTTCTCCGCGGGCCTCACCCCGGGTCTGTCCGGGCTCCTGCCCCGGCTCCTCGTCGACCGGCCCGCGCGCCGCCTCGACGTCCACGTCGGCGGGGCCGCCGCGCTCGGCGAGATGGGCGCCCTCGACATGCTGGCGTCCCGCGGCCCCGAGTTCGGGACGCCGCTGGCCGCGTGGCGCGACGGACGCGCCGTCCCCGGGGCGCGTCCCCTGCACGACGTCGCGCTCCCCGGCTTCCCCGGGCGGGTCCACGCGTACCCGTTCGTCTCCACGGAGGCCGCCCGCCTGGCCGAACGGTGCGACGTGGACGAACTGCGGGCGCACACCGTGTACGTGAGCGAGAACGTCCCGCGCGCCCTCACCGCCGCGTGGGCCGCCGAAGGCCCGCTCGACGACCACGTCCCCGCGCTGGTCGCGGCCGCCGAAGCCGACCTGGCGAAGACCGGACCGTACTCGACGCTGCTGTTCCAGGCCGTCCCGCGCGGGGGGAGCGCACCGCGACGGCTCACCCTGCGCACGTCCGACCCGAACGCGCTGAGCGGCGCCGTCGCGGCCCTCGCCGTCCGCGACATCCTCGCCGGACGCGTCGCGCCCGGCGCCCGCCTCGCCGCCGAATGCCTGAACCCCGCCACCGTCCTCGACCGGCTCCGCACGGACCCCGTCGTGACGGAGGCCGAACTGCGATGA
- a CDS encoding class I SAM-dependent methyltransferase: MTDEAARADQGLGYAVNAPYYDLIFPAEARDALAATLRTLLPDARAVAEIGPGTGWFTEVLAGLAGEVFAVEPARIMRAALTTRLARDPDLAARVTVLPEGALTARPPVPVDAVVMFNLVMHFSPARRPALWRRWADALAPGGLLLIEPQYPQRAEPVPATTVPGRALGRRRYDVVTRADVAGDDLVRWVNTYRTWDGDDLLSAETAEFDCHVISDERLASELADAGLEPLPAEGVHAWRRKEN, translated from the coding sequence ATGACCGACGAAGCCGCCCGCGCGGACCAGGGCCTCGGCTACGCCGTGAACGCCCCCTACTACGACTTGATCTTCCCGGCGGAGGCCCGCGACGCCCTCGCCGCGACCCTCCGGACGCTCCTGCCGGACGCCCGCGCCGTCGCCGAGATCGGCCCCGGCACCGGCTGGTTCACCGAGGTCCTCGCCGGACTCGCCGGCGAGGTGTTCGCCGTCGAACCCGCCCGCATCATGCGCGCCGCCCTCACCACCCGCCTCGCCCGCGACCCGGACCTCGCCGCCCGCGTCACCGTCCTGCCCGAGGGCGCCCTGACCGCGCGCCCGCCCGTCCCGGTCGACGCGGTCGTGATGTTCAACCTCGTCATGCACTTCTCGCCGGCGCGGCGCCCCGCGCTCTGGCGGCGCTGGGCCGACGCGCTCGCCCCCGGCGGGCTGCTCCTCATCGAGCCGCAGTACCCGCAGCGGGCCGAGCCCGTCCCCGCGACGACCGTCCCCGGCCGCGCCCTCGGCCGCCGCCGGTACGACGTCGTCACCCGCGCGGACGTCGCCGGGGACGACCTCGTCCGCTGGGTCAACACCTACCGGACGTGGGACGGCGACGACCTCCTCTCCGCCGAGACCGCCGAGTTCGACTGCCACGTCATCTCCGACGAACGCCTCGCGTCCGAACTGGCCGACGCGGGCCTCGAACCGCTTCCCGCCGAGGGCGTCCACGCGTGGCGCCGCAAGGAGAACTGA